ATCGGCCCAGGTGGCGGGAACGTCACCCGTCTGCATCGGCATGTAATTGCGGATCGCCTTCATCCCCAAGCTCGCTTCGATCGCGTCGATGAAGTCGAGCAGGCGCACCTTGTCGTTATTGCCGATATTGACGATGCGGAACGGCGCGACGGGGCTAAGCGAGTCTCCAGCCACGATGTCGGCGCGCGATGCCGACCGCTCGGGTGCTGCGTCGATCAATAGGCGGATCGCACGGACTAGATCGTCGACATAGGTAAAGTCGCGATACATGTCGCCATTATTGTAGATGTCGATCGGGCGGCCATCGAGCATCGCATCGACGAACTTGTAAAGCGCAAGATCGGGCCGGCCCCAAGGGCCGTAGACCGTGAAGAAGCGGAACATGGTCGTGGGCAGATCGTAAAGATGCGCATAAGAATGCGCCATCGATTCATTGGCCTTTTTCGTTGCCGCATAGATGGTGAGCTGGGTGTCAGCCTTTTCGGTCTCAGTGAAGGGCATGTCTTCATTCGCGCCATAGACCGAGGAGGTCGAGGCCATCAGCAGATGCTGCACCGCGTTTCGACGCGCCGCTTCCATGACGTTGAACGTGCCGATGACATTGCTGTCGAGATAGGCACGCGGGTTTTCAAGGCTGTAGCGCACGCCCGCCTGTGCGGCGAAATGAACGATGACGTCGGGCTTGAAGGCATCGATCGTCGCATCGAGCAGCTTCTGGTCCTCGAGCATTCCCTCGGTCGCGGTGAAATTAGGACTTTCGTCAAGATGCGCATGTCGGGAGCGCTTGAGATTGACGTCATAATAGTCGGTCATCCCGTCATAACCGGCCACGACGAACCCTTCGGCAAGCAGAAGCTTGGAAAGATGGAAGCCGATAAACCCCGCTGTCCCGGTGACGAAGATACGTTTCAGGTTAGCCGTGCTCTCTGGCATTGAAAATGGATCCGTTCTCTATGGTAAGATGGATGGATTATTGGGCGGCGGCTTCATAAGCTGGACGATTATATTCAGGAACCAGCTTGTACAAAGTGGACAGCGCCTCCGGCACATCGCCCTGTCTCAAATAATCTTTGAGGTCATCCAATATATCCGACAGCGAATTCCACGGATGCACTGCTTCACGCGCCTGCATGATCCGCGAATGCACGGTCGGCGTCGGATTGTCGCCGATCAGCAGCTCCTCATAGAGCTTCTCACCAGGCCGCAGGCCGACCTCAACGATCTCGATGTCGCCCTCCGGCGTCGCTACATCACGTACCGACAGGCCCGAAAGCTTCACCATCGTCTCCGCCAGATCGCGGATCAGCACCGGCTGGCCCATGTCGAGGACGAAGACTTCGCCGCCCTCGGCCATGCCGCCCGCCTGGATGACGAGCTGCGAGGCTTCGGGAATAGTCATGAAATAGCGGGTGACGTCGCGGTGGGTGATTGTCACCGGGCCGCCTGCGGCGATTT
This Sphingobium yanoikuyae DNA region includes the following protein-coding sequences:
- a CDS encoding NAD-dependent epimerase/dehydratase family protein, encoding MPESTANLKRIFVTGTAGFIGFHLSKLLLAEGFVVAGYDGMTDYYDVNLKRSRHAHLDESPNFTATEGMLEDQKLLDATIDAFKPDVIVHFAAQAGVRYSLENPRAYLDSNVIGTFNVMEAARRNAVQHLLMASTSSVYGANEDMPFTETEKADTQLTIYAATKKANESMAHSYAHLYDLPTTMFRFFTVYGPWGRPDLALYKFVDAMLDGRPIDIYNNGDMYRDFTYVDDLVRAIRLLIDAAPERSASRADIVAGDSLSPVAPFRIVNIGNNDKVRLLDFIDAIEASLGMKAIRNYMPMQTGDVPATWADASLLERLTGYRPATDFRDGIANFVAWFREYSGK